GATAGAACTCAATATTATCGAACTTGGCACGGAGGGACGGCTGCTTAGCATGCAGGTGGAAGAATTGCTGGCAGAGGGCGATGCTATGGATCTTTTGCTCAAAGACTATTGTGTCAGTGCGGATGCGCTTGTGCAGGAACAAGTGCGCGAACACATTGCACTGCTGTCGGAAGACAACCTCGAGGTCTATACCATATGCCGCCTTTTGGGTTATGGCGTGACGCCGAACGCAGTCGACATACCGGTCGTGCCGCGCGGATATCGGGTATTGCATCAATTGCCGCGCCTGCCGGTGAATGTGATCGATAATTTGATCGCTCATTTTCGTGTTTTGCCGCGCATCTGTGCTGCGACAATTGAAGACCTTGATGAAGTAGGCGGCGTCGGGGAAGTCAGGGCAAAAAACATAAGAGACGGCTTGATGCGTCTCAAAGAACATGTCCGTCTCGACAGCTACCGTTAAGTGGTCGTGAAATAAAAAAAAGCACGCAAATTTGCGTGCTTTTATAATTGAAAGAAAGGATGCTGGGCTCTGGTTTAGGAGAGACGGAAAACACCAAGTGTTTCAATCGTTGTGAATTCTTTTTTCATGACTTCATGCAGCTGCAAGCCGGATAAGTTACAAAGCGCAGTCAAATAAAACAAACTGTGTCCCAGTTCGCGAGTGAGCACTTCCTGGCAGTTTTCGCAAGGTTTGCCATTTAAATGCGAAGACATGAACGGCTTGAGTTGGCTGTAATCAATGCCTTGCGGTGCCTGTTGGCGAGAGGCTTCGATGGATACGCAACCGCATTCGGTAACGGCTTTGGCAAAAGCTCTGTTAACGCGCGCGCAGGCTTCTTGGTATTTGGTGATGATATCTACGACGCTGCGATGACGTATCAAATATTCGTCGACAGCCGATTGAAAATCAGTGCAAAATTTTTCATGCATAACAAAATCCCCCCGTTTCGCCTTAATTATATAAAGGGGCGTGATGCTTGTCAATCTTTTAGCATATTTGTGAAGTTTGCAAAGCTTCGTTGACAGGAGGA
This genomic stretch from Azotosporobacter soli harbors:
- a CDS encoding DUF1573 domain-containing protein, with the translated sequence MHEKFCTDFQSAVDEYLIRHRSVVDIITKYQEACARVNRAFAKAVTECGCVSIEASRQQAPQGIDYSQLKPFMSSHLNGKPCENCQEVLTRELGHSLFYLTALCNLSGLQLHEVMKKEFTTIETLGVFRLS